One segment of Chionomys nivalis chromosome 1, mChiNiv1.1, whole genome shotgun sequence DNA contains the following:
- the Mrpl35 gene encoding 39S ribosomal protein L35, mitochondrial, producing MAASVFTGAVRAASGILRPLNVLASSTYWNYAKNACLKSALCTIHFRHIQTPVVSSAPRLVTSVRSLTHGPTAAVLNRVAALVPSVLKPPVRTLTYCSKRKGKRKTVKSVVHRFLRLHSGLWLRRKAGYKKKLWKKTTARKKRLREFVFCNKTQSKLLDKMTTSFWKRRNWYAGDPYQMYHDRTNLRV from the exons GAATATTACGGCCCCTGAATGTTTTGGCATCTTCAACCTATTGGAACTATGCCAAGAATGCCTGTCTTAAGTCTGCACTGTGCACCATTCATTTTAGACATATTCAGACACCAGTTGTCTCCTCTGCTCCAAGACTTGTCACATCTGTCAGAAGCCTGACACATGGGCCGACTGCAGCAGTCCTTAATAG AGTGGCCGCACTGGTTCCCAGTGTCCTGAAGCCGCCAGTCAGAACTCTAACATACTGCAGCAAACGGAAAGGCAAGAGGAAGACAGTAAAATCGGTCGTGCATCGGTTCCTGCGACTTCATTCTGGCCTTTGGCTGAGGAGAAAG GCGGGCTATAagaaaaaattatggaaaaaaaCAACGGcaagaaagaagcgcttgagggAATTTGTGTTCTGCAACAAGACCCAGAGTAAACTCCTAGATAAAATGACGACGTCTTTCTGGAAGAGGCGCAACTGGTACGCCGGTGATCCTTACCAGATGTACCACGATCGAACGAACCTGCGAGTATAG